One Luteibacter aegosomaticola genomic window carries:
- the lexA gene encoding transcriptional repressor LexA — protein MTTPNLTERQQKTLDFLREYLQTQGLPPTLREIADALGFPSHSSAQACVESLVRKGVLERSPQHRGLRLPSGNAAAIRAALLNELPLIGRVAAGSPILAEENIESQLEIDPAMFHPRADYLLRVVGMSMRDVGILDGDLLAVHRTATANDGQIVVARLDDEVTVKRLKHERDRLLLLPENPDFSPIEVDPRRHAFAIEGRYVGIIRRT, from the coding sequence ATGACGACGCCGAACCTCACCGAGCGACAGCAGAAGACCCTGGACTTCCTGCGGGAGTACCTGCAGACCCAGGGCCTGCCGCCTACCCTGCGCGAGATCGCGGATGCCCTCGGCTTCCCGAGCCACAGCTCCGCGCAGGCCTGCGTGGAGTCACTGGTGCGCAAGGGTGTGCTGGAGCGTTCGCCGCAGCATCGCGGCCTGCGCCTGCCGTCGGGTAACGCCGCCGCCATCCGTGCCGCCCTGCTCAACGAGCTGCCGCTCATCGGCCGCGTCGCCGCCGGTTCGCCCATCCTCGCCGAGGAAAACATCGAATCGCAACTGGAGATCGACCCGGCCATGTTCCACCCCCGCGCGGACTACCTCCTGCGCGTGGTGGGCATGAGCATGCGGGATGTCGGCATCCTCGATGGCGACCTGCTTGCCGTGCACCGCACGGCTACCGCCAACGATGGCCAGATCGTCGTGGCCCGCCTGGATGACGAAGTGACGGTGAAGCGCCTGAAGCATGAGCGCGATCGCCTGCTGCTGCTTCCCGAGAACCCGGACTTCAGCCCGATCGAAGTCGACCCACGCCGCCACGCCTTCGCCATCGAAGGTCGTTACGTCGGCATCATCCGCAGGACCTGA
- a CDS encoding MBL fold metallo-hydrolase produces MAWTNPYFDATKAHHAPEGFRNLEPETREPGGLKRWRRERKEQQLPRPPTEGYEAFARRWWQPADFAGSDDAAWWLGHATVLVRRRGLTVITDPVLGKRASPLSFAGPLRRTPTPAEVAALPHIDVVVISHNHYDHLDSASVHAIARRFPKAVFLVPLGLKRWFDKERIGNVRELDWWASTEVGGSVFTFVPARHWSARTLWDRNRSLWGGWVMDQQGYRFWFAGDTGYSEKLAEIGRRAGPIDLAAVPIGAYAPRWFMHGQHVDPAQAVQLHREIGVRRSIAIHWGVFELADDQLDEPPRLLGEALAEHGMSADEFMLLNIGGRIAL; encoded by the coding sequence ATGGCCTGGACCAACCCGTATTTCGACGCCACGAAGGCTCACCACGCGCCCGAGGGCTTCCGCAACCTCGAGCCCGAAACACGCGAACCCGGCGGCCTGAAGCGCTGGCGACGCGAGCGCAAGGAACAACAACTCCCTCGTCCACCCACCGAAGGCTACGAAGCATTCGCCCGCCGCTGGTGGCAGCCGGCCGACTTTGCCGGCAGCGATGACGCCGCCTGGTGGCTGGGCCATGCCACGGTACTCGTGCGCCGCCGCGGCCTTACCGTCATTACCGATCCGGTGCTGGGCAAGCGCGCTTCGCCCCTCTCCTTTGCCGGGCCGCTACGGCGCACGCCCACGCCGGCTGAGGTAGCCGCGCTGCCGCATATCGATGTGGTGGTGATCTCGCATAACCATTACGACCACCTGGACAGCGCCAGCGTGCACGCGATCGCACGCCGCTTTCCCAAGGCGGTGTTCCTGGTGCCGCTGGGGCTGAAGCGCTGGTTTGACAAGGAACGCATCGGCAACGTGCGTGAACTCGACTGGTGGGCTTCCACGGAAGTGGGTGGCTCGGTGTTTACCTTTGTCCCGGCGCGGCACTGGAGTGCGCGCACGCTATGGGATCGCAACCGTTCCCTGTGGGGCGGCTGGGTCATGGATCAGCAGGGCTACCGGTTCTGGTTCGCGGGCGATACCGGCTACTCGGAGAAGCTGGCCGAGATCGGCCGCCGGGCGGGGCCGATCGATCTGGCGGCGGTGCCCATCGGTGCTTATGCGCCGCGCTGGTTCATGCATGGCCAGCATGTGGACCCGGCCCAGGCGGTGCAGTTGCATCGGGAGATCGGCGTGCGCCGTTCGATTGCCATCCACTGGGGCGTCTTCGAACTGGCCGACGACCAGCTGGACGAGCCGCCGCGGCTGCTCGGCGAGGCGCTGGCGGAGCATGGCATGTCGGCCGATGAATTCATGCTTTTGAACATCGGCGGCCGGATTGCGCTTTAA
- a CDS encoding HAD family hydrolase, whose protein sequence is MYAKRDVVIFDFGGVIVDWNPRHLYRKLFGDDEAGMERFLAEVTTPEWNLRQDAGRPWKEAVAELTAAHPSQVDLITAFHERWDETLKGPIDDSITILHDLKQAGHPLYGLTNWSGETFPIARARYDFFNWFDGIVVSGDEGMIKPDPKLYETLLERYDIDPKRAVFIDDNKANVDAAEALGIHGIHFHSPAQLRSELVALGFLPK, encoded by the coding sequence ATGTATGCCAAGCGTGATGTGGTGATCTTCGATTTCGGTGGCGTCATCGTCGACTGGAACCCCCGCCATCTGTACCGCAAGCTGTTCGGCGATGACGAGGCGGGCATGGAGCGTTTCCTCGCCGAGGTCACCACCCCGGAATGGAATCTTCGCCAGGACGCCGGGCGCCCGTGGAAGGAGGCTGTCGCCGAACTCACGGCGGCGCATCCGAGCCAGGTCGATCTCATTACCGCGTTCCATGAACGCTGGGACGAAACCCTGAAAGGTCCGATCGACGACAGCATCACCATCCTGCACGATCTGAAGCAGGCCGGGCATCCGCTGTACGGGCTTACCAACTGGTCGGGTGAAACCTTCCCGATCGCCCGCGCGCGCTACGATTTCTTCAACTGGTTCGACGGCATCGTGGTTTCTGGCGACGAGGGCATGATCAAGCCGGATCCGAAGTTGTACGAAACGCTGCTCGAGCGCTACGACATCGACCCGAAGCGCGCGGTGTTCATCGATGACAACAAGGCGAACGTCGATGCGGCGGAAGCCCTCGGCATCCATGGCATCCATTTCCATTCGCCGGCGCAGTTGCGCAGCGAGCTGGTGGCGTTGGGCTTCCTGCCGAAATGA
- a CDS encoding RNA-binding S4 domain-containing protein translates to MPAQTFELEGEYVELNQLLKLAGIAASGGEGKHLVADGLVSVDGVVELRKTCKIRAGQVVSIDDEVIRVV, encoded by the coding sequence ATGCCCGCGCAAACGTTTGAACTCGAAGGCGAGTACGTTGAACTCAACCAGCTGCTGAAGCTTGCCGGCATCGCCGCCAGTGGTGGCGAAGGCAAGCATCTGGTGGCCGACGGCCTGGTGAGCGTGGATGGCGTGGTGGAGCTGCGCAAGACCTGCAAGATCCGCGCGGGGCAGGTGGTGTCCATCGACGATGAAGTGATCCGCGTCGTCTGA
- a CDS encoding S-(hydroxymethyl)glutathione dehydrogenase/class III alcohol dehydrogenase: MKSRAAVAWEAGKPLSIEEIDVQGPKAGEVLVRIVATGVCHTDAFTLSGADPEGAFPVILGHEGGGIVEEVGEGVTSLKVGDHVIPLYTPECGECSFCRSGKTNLCQKIRVTQGKGVMPDGTSRFSMGGKSLLHYMGTSTFSEYTVLPEISLAKINKDAPLDKVCLLGCGVTTGIGAVLNTAKVEPGATVAVFGMGGIGLSVVQGAVMARASRIICVDTNPAKFEMAKMLGATDFVNPRDYPDTPIQQVIVDLTDGGVDYSFECIGNVDVMRSALECCHKGWGESIIIGVAGAGQEIRTRPFQLVTGRVWRGSAFGGVKGRTELPGYVDRYMGGEIKIDPMITYTMGLDDINRAFDLMHEGKAIRSVILY, from the coding sequence ATGAAGTCGCGCGCCGCTGTTGCCTGGGAAGCAGGAAAGCCCCTGTCCATCGAAGAAATCGACGTCCAGGGCCCGAAGGCGGGCGAAGTGCTCGTGCGCATCGTCGCCACGGGCGTTTGCCATACCGACGCCTTCACCCTCTCGGGCGCGGACCCGGAAGGTGCGTTCCCGGTGATCCTTGGCCACGAAGGCGGCGGCATCGTCGAGGAAGTGGGCGAGGGCGTGACCTCGCTCAAGGTCGGCGACCACGTCATTCCGCTGTACACGCCGGAATGTGGCGAGTGTTCGTTCTGCCGCTCGGGCAAGACCAACCTCTGCCAGAAGATCCGTGTCACCCAGGGCAAGGGCGTGATGCCGGACGGCACCTCGCGCTTCTCGATGGGCGGCAAGTCGCTGCTGCATTACATGGGCACCAGCACCTTCAGCGAATACACCGTGCTGCCGGAGATCTCGCTGGCCAAGATCAACAAGGATGCGCCGCTGGACAAGGTGTGCCTGCTCGGTTGTGGCGTCACTACCGGCATCGGTGCGGTGCTGAACACGGCCAAGGTGGAGCCGGGCGCGACCGTCGCGGTCTTCGGCATGGGCGGTATCGGTCTGTCGGTCGTGCAGGGTGCGGTAATGGCCAGGGCCAGCCGCATCATCTGCGTGGATACCAACCCGGCCAAGTTCGAGATGGCGAAGATGCTGGGCGCCACGGATTTCGTGAACCCGCGTGATTACCCGGATACGCCGATCCAGCAGGTCATCGTCGACCTGACCGATGGCGGTGTCGATTATTCCTTCGAATGCATCGGCAACGTCGATGTGATGCGTTCGGCGCTGGAGTGCTGCCACAAGGGCTGGGGCGAGTCGATCATCATTGGCGTGGCCGGTGCCGGCCAGGAGATCCGCACGCGTCCCTTCCAGCTGGTGACCGGTCGCGTCTGGCGCGGTTCGGCATTCGGTGGTGTGAAGGGCCGCACGGAATTGCCGGGTTACGTCGACCGCTACATGGGTGGAGAAATCAAGATCGACCCCATGATCACGTATACGATGGGGCTGGATGACATCAATCGCGCCTTCGACCTGATGCACGAAGGCAAGGCCATCCGTTCCGTCATTCTCTACTGA
- the imuA gene encoding translesion DNA synthesis-associated protein ImuA: MNAIASASHNLAQVLDHPGIWRRSADRQPRVRALSTGWTSLDARLPGGGWPQGAVSEILFEHDGLGELDLVMPALAALTQEHRRVIFVAPPYQPYAPALAAAGVDLRFLHEIHAGSTEAAWSMEQCLRSGCCGAVVGWLPDIDYRSLRRLQLAAESGDACAMIFRSAEHAAQNSPAALRLKVSNSDEATYVDVLKSRGLLTTTAPLLRMRA, translated from the coding sequence ATGAATGCCATCGCCTCCGCTTCGCACAATCTGGCCCAGGTCCTGGATCATCCCGGTATCTGGCGCCGTTCCGCCGACCGTCAGCCGCGTGTCCGCGCGCTGTCCACTGGCTGGACTTCGCTCGATGCCCGCCTGCCCGGTGGTGGCTGGCCGCAAGGTGCCGTCAGCGAAATCCTTTTCGAACACGATGGTCTGGGCGAGCTCGACCTGGTGATGCCTGCGCTTGCCGCGCTCACCCAGGAGCACCGCCGCGTCATCTTCGTGGCGCCGCCCTACCAGCCGTACGCGCCGGCGCTGGCCGCCGCCGGTGTCGACCTGCGTTTCCTGCATGAGATTCATGCCGGCTCCACCGAGGCAGCGTGGAGCATGGAGCAGTGCCTGCGCTCGGGTTGCTGCGGCGCTGTCGTTGGCTGGCTTCCGGATATCGACTACCGCAGCCTGCGCCGCCTGCAGCTGGCCGCCGAAAGCGGCGATGCCTGCGCCATGATCTTCCGTTCCGCCGAACACGCTGCACAAAACAGCCCGGCGGCACTCCGTCTCAAGGTCAGCAATAGCGATGAGGCCACCTACGTGGATGTCCTCAAATCACGCGGTTTGCTGACCACCACCGCTCCGCTGCTCCGCATGCGGGCCTGA
- a CDS encoding Y-family DNA polymerase, translating into MLWACLRFPGLAFSAAFAAIPEAGPSALLDSHARQRLIASANDEARAHGIRRGQSVAAARALCPALEVRPRDREAEKRLLAELAAWCYQFSGHVSLVPPNAILMEVGASLRLFEGWPPLAERVSSGLREQGHAHTLAATPFASASWVFAATADGMVLPTREGVIRMLGALPLTQSGLPGTAIAALHAMGFRRLDEIFRLPRPELTRRIGKAGVNWLDRLRGQASDALPAWQPPASFQQKIEFDAELDGSQPLLFPLRRLTRALANLLAARDGGVQRFTLTLEHARGETTRIVVAMAAPQRDAERLFELARTRLERATLPAPARTLELHADELPMFRPPVRDLFEPIRGDGLDWPTLDERLRARLGDAALRQLMVVNDHRPERASRYGAPAGAVSLPRGRRPLWLLPRPLPMRPDPVAVLAGPERIESGWWDGADARRDYYIVRTVHGQQAWAYLPPGTLDGWMLHGWFA; encoded by the coding sequence ATGCTTTGGGCCTGCCTCCGTTTTCCCGGCCTGGCGTTCTCCGCCGCCTTCGCCGCGATACCGGAGGCAGGCCCGTCTGCCCTCCTCGATAGCCACGCTCGCCAGCGGCTGATCGCCAGCGCCAATGATGAAGCGCGCGCCCACGGCATTCGCCGCGGGCAAAGCGTGGCTGCCGCACGGGCGTTATGCCCGGCACTGGAAGTCCGCCCGCGCGATCGCGAGGCCGAGAAGCGCCTGCTCGCCGAGTTGGCCGCCTGGTGCTACCAGTTCAGTGGCCACGTCAGCCTGGTACCGCCCAACGCCATCCTCATGGAGGTAGGTGCCAGCCTGCGCCTGTTCGAAGGCTGGCCCCCACTGGCCGAGCGGGTAAGCTCGGGCCTGCGTGAGCAGGGCCACGCGCATACGCTGGCCGCCACCCCCTTCGCCTCCGCGTCATGGGTCTTCGCCGCCACGGCGGATGGCATGGTGCTGCCCACGCGCGAAGGCGTCATACGCATGCTGGGGGCATTGCCGCTCACGCAGAGCGGCCTGCCTGGCACGGCCATCGCCGCACTGCATGCCATGGGCTTCCGCCGGCTGGACGAGATCTTCCGGCTGCCGCGCCCCGAACTCACCCGGCGTATCGGCAAGGCGGGCGTGAACTGGCTGGATCGTCTCCGCGGGCAGGCCTCGGATGCCCTCCCCGCCTGGCAACCTCCCGCCAGCTTCCAGCAAAAGATCGAATTCGATGCCGAACTGGATGGCAGCCAGCCACTCCTGTTTCCGTTGCGCCGGCTTACCCGTGCGCTGGCCAACCTGCTGGCGGCGCGCGATGGGGGCGTACAGCGCTTCACCCTCACGCTGGAACACGCCCGCGGTGAAACCACGCGCATCGTGGTGGCCATGGCCGCACCGCAACGCGATGCCGAGCGCCTGTTCGAACTGGCCCGTACACGGCTCGAACGCGCCACGCTGCCCGCCCCCGCGCGCACGCTGGAACTGCATGCCGATGAGCTCCCCATGTTCCGGCCACCGGTGCGTGATCTGTTCGAACCGATCCGCGGCGATGGCCTCGACTGGCCCACGCTGGATGAGCGCCTGCGCGCCCGCCTGGGCGATGCCGCGTTGCGCCAGCTCATGGTGGTGAACGACCACCGGCCCGAACGCGCTTCCCGCTACGGCGCACCGGCTGGCGCGGTATCGCTACCGCGTGGGCGGCGCCCGTTGTGGCTGCTGCCACGCCCCCTCCCCATGCGCCCCGATCCCGTGGCCGTACTGGCCGGCCCCGAGCGCATCGAAAGCGGCTGGTGGGATGGCGCCGATGCGCGCCGCGACTATTACATCGTACGTACGGTGCACGGCCAGCAGGCATGGGCTTACCTGCCGCCGGGCACGCTGGATGGGTGGATGCTGCATGGCTGGTTTGCCTGA
- a CDS encoding MFS transporter, with protein MNPTRATRLIFLLSGIGMASWAPMVPYAKARLGLDDGTLGLILLCMGCGAAAAMPLAGFLTHRFGNRDVIGVSGLLVCLALPLLTLAPDAWALAGALLFFGASLGVIDVSMNAHAVDVEKLRGKPMMSGFHGLFSVGGLVGSAGMAALLKAGAPLTGSAIAVSLGLLVIVLTQWKHFLVRHEDAHAEAHAPFRMPGGAIFLLGFLCMVVFLAEGSMLDWSAVFLRFSRGFDASSAGLGYAAFSIAMAVCRLMGDRITAHVGPVAIVRGGSLIAAAGFLAATLIPWGPAALLGFVLVGIGASNIVPVLFSAAGRLGGASPGVGIAIVTALGYAGMLAGPAGIGFVAHLSTLSIALTGVAGLLVVVSLCASIARR; from the coding sequence ATGAACCCCACGCGAGCCACCCGGCTGATTTTTCTTTTATCCGGCATCGGCATGGCCAGCTGGGCGCCGATGGTGCCGTACGCCAAGGCTCGCCTGGGGCTCGATGACGGCACGCTGGGCCTCATTCTGCTGTGCATGGGCTGTGGCGCCGCTGCGGCCATGCCGCTGGCCGGCTTTCTTACCCATCGCTTCGGCAATCGCGATGTCATTGGTGTCAGTGGCTTGCTGGTTTGCCTTGCGCTGCCGCTGCTCACCCTGGCTCCGGATGCGTGGGCACTCGCGGGCGCGCTGCTGTTCTTCGGTGCATCGCTCGGCGTGATCGACGTTTCCATGAATGCCCACGCCGTGGATGTGGAAAAGCTGCGTGGCAAGCCGATGATGTCGGGCTTCCATGGCCTCTTCAGCGTCGGTGGCCTCGTCGGTTCCGCCGGCATGGCGGCACTGCTCAAGGCGGGTGCACCGCTTACGGGGAGTGCCATCGCGGTATCGCTGGGCCTGCTCGTTATCGTGCTAACCCAGTGGAAGCATTTCCTCGTACGTCACGAAGACGCGCACGCCGAAGCCCATGCACCGTTCCGCATGCCTGGTGGCGCCATCTTCCTGCTGGGCTTCCTGTGCATGGTGGTGTTCCTGGCCGAGGGCTCCATGCTCGACTGGAGCGCCGTGTTCCTGCGTTTCTCGCGCGGGTTCGACGCATCGTCGGCGGGCCTGGGCTACGCAGCGTTCTCCATCGCCATGGCGGTGTGCCGTCTCATGGGCGATCGCATCACCGCGCACGTCGGCCCGGTCGCCATCGTGCGCGGCGGCAGCCTGATCGCCGCGGCGGGTTTCCTTGCCGCCACGCTCATTCCGTGGGGGCCCGCGGCGTTGCTGGGTTTTGTCCTGGTCGGTATCGGCGCATCCAACATCGTGCCCGTGCTGTTCAGTGCGGCGGGCCGGCTGGGCGGCGCCTCGCCTGGTGTGGGCATCGCTATCGTCACCGCGCTGGGCTACGCCGGTATGCTCGCCGGCCCGGCAGGGATCGGCTTTGTCGCCCACCTGAGCACGCTTTCCATCGCACTGACCGGCGTTGCCGGCCTGCTCGTCGTTGTTTCCCTCTGCGCTTCCATCGCGCGTCGCTGA
- a CDS encoding error-prone DNA polymerase gives MAGLPDLSANDGDIEPPAYAELHALSDFSFQRGASSARELFERAKELGYGALAITDECSLSGIVRALEASLEMELPLIVGSEFRLADGTTLVLLVENQAGYTELCRLITLGRRRARKGHYELHRGDIETLGEGLCLLWAPGPWLAASRATHDERAAWVARHFTGRAWLAVELHRGQHDEAELTELRELGARHALPCVAAGDVHMHLRRRRALQDVMTAIRVNRPLADAGAALFPNGERHLRQRETLARIYPRDLLDETQVVAARCTGFDIRGINYVYPRELVPEGMDAAAHLRQLTWEGAATRWPEGIDDEQRERIEKELSLVATMKYEAFFLTVHDIVRFARSRQILCQGRGSAANSVVCFCLGITEVNPVQINTLFERFISVERDEPPDIDVDFEHERREEVLQYVFNKYGRERAALAATVISYRRKSAARDIGRALSLSEDQLDQLSRAYSHAHGEVPITVRLAERGFDITSRTIRQLVVLVEELNGMPRHLSQHVGGFVISDTPLHHLVPVENAAMDERTIIQWDKDDLETMKLLKVDCLALGMLTCMQKAMDLLREHEIRDYPRLADIPMDDEATYAMIQEADTVGVFQIESRAQMSMLPRLRPACYYDLVIQVAIVRPGPIQGGMVHPYLQRRKLPPEEITYEHNVRPVLERTLGVPIFQEQVMHILQVVADFSPGESDELRRSMAAWKRRGGLQKFEPKIRRNMSKNGYSAEFTQQIIDQIQGFGSYGFPESHAAGFALIAYASSYLKRHYPEAFTCALLNSQPMGFYAPAQLVADVRRHGVEVRPPDVTASAWDCTLEPLANKPRAHALRLGLRMIGGLSADLGARIRAAREQAPLRDLADLAARAHLNRFERERLADAGALRTLSGHRHRARWESAGIERSLPLLDAVTEERTTLRPPTQAENVFADYATHGLSLSGHPLSLVRKNLLSRRVRRARDLASVRNGAWLRHAGLVTVRQRPQTASGITFVTLEDETGQVNVIVRPKVAEACRQALLDAVLLAVDGQWQSIDGVRHLVAHRLLDFSDLLPAFGSVSRDFQ, from the coding sequence ATGGCTGGTTTGCCTGACCTTTCGGCGAACGACGGTGATATCGAACCTCCCGCCTACGCCGAGCTGCACGCGCTAAGTGATTTCAGCTTCCAGCGCGGAGCATCGAGCGCGCGCGAGCTTTTCGAACGCGCGAAGGAGCTGGGTTATGGCGCGCTGGCCATCACCGACGAGTGCTCGCTATCCGGCATCGTGCGTGCGCTCGAAGCTTCGCTGGAAATGGAGCTGCCACTCATCGTGGGCAGCGAATTCCGCCTTGCCGATGGCACCACCCTCGTCCTGCTGGTGGAGAACCAGGCGGGCTATACCGAATTGTGCCGGCTGATCACGCTGGGGCGTCGGCGCGCCCGCAAGGGCCATTACGAACTGCATCGCGGCGATATCGAAACCCTGGGCGAAGGCCTGTGCCTGCTGTGGGCACCCGGCCCCTGGCTGGCGGCGAGCCGCGCCACGCACGACGAACGCGCCGCCTGGGTGGCCCGGCATTTCACCGGCCGCGCCTGGCTGGCCGTGGAACTGCACCGCGGCCAGCACGACGAGGCCGAGCTGACCGAGCTTCGCGAACTGGGCGCGCGCCACGCACTCCCCTGCGTCGCCGCCGGTGATGTGCACATGCACCTGCGCCGCCGCCGCGCCCTGCAGGATGTGATGACCGCCATCCGCGTGAACCGCCCGCTCGCCGACGCGGGCGCCGCCCTGTTCCCGAATGGCGAGCGCCACCTGCGCCAGCGCGAAACCCTGGCGCGCATCTACCCACGCGACCTGCTCGATGAAACCCAGGTAGTGGCCGCACGCTGCACCGGCTTCGATATCCGCGGCATCAACTATGTCTACCCACGCGAGCTGGTACCCGAAGGCATGGACGCCGCGGCGCATCTTCGCCAGCTCACCTGGGAGGGCGCCGCCACGCGCTGGCCGGAGGGCATCGACGACGAACAGCGCGAGCGCATCGAAAAAGAGCTATCCCTCGTCGCCACCATGAAATACGAGGCGTTCTTCCTCACCGTGCACGATATCGTCCGCTTCGCACGCTCACGGCAGATCCTTTGCCAGGGGCGCGGCTCCGCGGCCAACTCGGTGGTGTGCTTCTGCCTGGGCATCACCGAGGTGAACCCGGTTCAGATCAATACCCTGTTCGAACGGTTCATTTCCGTCGAGCGCGATGAGCCGCCGGATATCGACGTGGATTTCGAACACGAACGGCGCGAGGAAGTACTGCAATACGTCTTCAACAAGTACGGCCGCGAACGCGCCGCGCTAGCCGCCACCGTCATCAGTTACCGGCGCAAGAGTGCCGCACGCGATATCGGCCGCGCACTGAGCCTTTCCGAGGACCAGCTCGATCAGCTGAGCCGCGCCTATTCGCATGCCCATGGTGAAGTGCCCATCACCGTGCGCCTGGCGGAACGGGGTTTCGATATCACTAGCCGCACCATCCGCCAGCTCGTCGTGCTGGTGGAAGAACTCAACGGCATGCCCCGGCACCTTTCCCAGCACGTGGGTGGCTTCGTCATTTCCGATACACCACTGCACCACCTGGTGCCGGTGGAGAACGCGGCCATGGATGAGCGCACCATCATCCAGTGGGACAAGGACGACCTGGAAACCATGAAGCTGCTGAAGGTGGATTGCCTGGCGCTGGGCATGCTCACCTGCATGCAAAAAGCGATGGATCTCCTGCGGGAACATGAGATCAGGGATTACCCGCGCCTGGCCGACATCCCCATGGATGACGAGGCCACGTACGCGATGATCCAGGAGGCCGATACCGTCGGCGTGTTCCAGATCGAATCGCGCGCGCAGATGTCGATGCTGCCTCGCCTGCGGCCCGCGTGTTACTACGACCTGGTGATCCAGGTAGCCATCGTGCGCCCCGGCCCGATCCAGGGCGGCATGGTGCACCCCTACCTGCAACGGCGAAAACTCCCGCCTGAAGAAATCACCTACGAACACAACGTGCGTCCGGTGCTGGAACGCACACTCGGCGTGCCGATCTTCCAGGAACAGGTGATGCATATCCTGCAGGTCGTAGCCGATTTCTCCCCTGGCGAATCCGATGAACTACGCCGCTCCATGGCGGCGTGGAAGCGCCGCGGCGGCCTGCAGAAGTTCGAACCGAAGATCCGCCGCAACATGTCGAAAAACGGCTATTCGGCCGAGTTCACCCAGCAGATCATCGACCAGATCCAGGGCTTCGGCAGCTATGGCTTCCCGGAATCGCATGCGGCGGGCTTCGCGCTCATCGCCTACGCCTCCTCTTACCTCAAGCGGCACTACCCGGAAGCGTTTACCTGCGCACTGCTCAACAGCCAGCCGATGGGTTTCTACGCCCCCGCGCAACTGGTCGCGGATGTCCGCCGGCACGGCGTGGAAGTGCGCCCACCCGATGTCACCGCCAGCGCCTGGGATTGCACGCTGGAACCCCTGGCGAACAAACCCCGCGCCCATGCCCTGAGGCTGGGCCTGCGCATGATCGGCGGCCTGTCGGCTGACCTGGGCGCACGCATCCGCGCCGCTCGCGAACAGGCGCCGTTACGTGACCTCGCCGACCTTGCCGCGCGTGCGCACCTCAACAGGTTTGAACGCGAGCGCCTTGCCGATGCCGGCGCCTTGCGCACGCTCAGCGGCCATCGCCATCGTGCGCGATGGGAGAGCGCGGGCATCGAACGCTCACTCCCCTTGCTCGATGCCGTGACGGAAGAGCGCACGACGTTGCGACCACCCACGCAGGCAGAAAACGTTTTCGCCGATTACGCGACGCACGGGTTATCGCTAAGCGGCCATCCACTCTCGCTGGTTCGCAAGAACTTGCTATCGCGCCGCGTACGGCGCGCACGCGATCTTGCCTCTGTCCGAAACGGTGCATGGCTACGCCATGCGGGTCTGGTTACCGTGCGCCAGCGCCCGCAAACCGCCAGCGGTATCACCTTCGTCACACTGGAAGACGAAACCGGCCAGGTCAACGTCATCGTGCGCCCCAAGGTGGCCGAAGCCTGCCGCCAGGCCTTGCTCGATGCCGTGTTATTAGCCGTGGATGGGCAGTGGCAATCCATTGATGGCGTACGCCATCTGGTGGCGCACCGGCTACTCGATTTCAGTGACCTGCTTCCGGCTTTTGGATCGGTATCGCGCGATTTCCAGTAG
- a CDS encoding ketosteroid isomerase-related protein: MNETIDLIRRYYDAFNRGDWAGMLDLLDEHVAHDVNQGGRETGRARFAAFLDRMNVSYSEQLKNIVIMANEKGDRAAAEYVVHGEYKATDDGLPLAQGQTYVLPGGAFFDVAGGKITRVSNYYNLEDWLAQVRRIDVD, encoded by the coding sequence ATGAACGAAACGATCGACCTGATCCGCCGTTACTACGACGCCTTCAACCGCGGCGACTGGGCCGGCATGCTCGACCTGCTGGATGAGCATGTGGCCCACGACGTGAACCAGGGCGGCCGCGAAACCGGCCGTGCCCGCTTCGCCGCCTTCCTGGATCGCATGAACGTGAGCTACAGCGAGCAGCTGAAGAACATCGTGATCATGGCGAACGAGAAGGGTGACCGCGCGGCGGCCGAGTACGTCGTGCACGGCGAATACAAAGCCACCGACGACGGCCTGCCGCTGGCCCAGGGCCAGACCTACGTGCTGCCGGGCGGTGCCTTCTTCGACGTGGCCGGTGGCAAGATCACCCGCGTCAGCAACTACTACAACCTCGAGGACTGGCTGGCCCAGGTGCGTCGTATCGACGTCGACTGA